tttctgcctgttaaaaggaagtttttcctcgccactgtcgccaaatgcttactcattgtggggttttgccctgggacctgtttctctctgattctcttctttctttttttttttatgtgttgtttaaacacctgtaaagtgtctcaagataactctgttatgaattggcactttaaataaaattgaattgaattgaaaattgttTGGCTAAATCATTAGTTAGTCCTTTGTTCATTCCGTTATATAACTGAACATGGAATTATACTGATATCCCAAGCTTTCCATCAAAGAAATCACCTTATAAAATGAGTTCCAAAAAAGTTATAGTCTTGAAAGTTATTTTAGTTCTTTGTAAATTAAAAGTCAGATTTCAGCAATAAAAGACAGCAAGGCTGTTAGGAGACCGATGTTTCCTAGAGTCAACACAGGCAAGATGAGGGACTTAATGAAGGACATCTGAAACAGAAAGCAAGGCAGAAGTTAGACAGAAGACACAAGATCTCAAAACCTACTATTCTTATCAAGGATGCATTGGGAGCTGCCATGGGAATGTATCCCAGCATACATTTGGCATCAAGCAGCAGCAATGAGTGAGGATGTCAGCCAGACTCACGACTATTATCATTTTTGTTCCACCACTGCTGTTACCAACATCTGAATGTGTTGttgatttgttaaaataaagGCTACTAGATTTAAGAACAACatagtttaaataaaatgagcagtaaaccaaaaaaaatgaagttcAGTATAGCAGAGGGGAACTGAAGGGTTGCAAATAATTCACTACAAGCTGCTCATTTCACATACAATCAGTCATGTGATCCAATGTGAccataaaatattgattatagatGTTTAGAAGCACTACTGTAGGTTGCCATTtggggaaatatgcttattctaTTGGTTGACATgagttaataataatgataccTATTTCATAAGCTACAGTTTAGCTTTGCATAAAGGACAAGCAAATTGTGACAAATCACTGAACACCAATGATGGCTGTGTTCCATTTAAGTGTGTCAGTAAGCAATCACAGTGATCCAGGTTTAGAAGAGCAGGGAACAGGCACACAAATAAAACGAAGGCATGAttaatgttatgtttatgttagCAAAATATAAAACTTACAAAAACCTGAGTTGGTTTCATTTATTTGGAGATGGTACTTACCCAGTATccctgctctgattggtcagatAGAATGCCCTGTGCGTCATCTGACCTCAGTACTGTtggtaaaacaaacaacaattagAATAACTCACCCGTATATCATCAAGAATAATTTCTTGTCATCATATTTTCTtaaaacagcagtaaaactCTAAATGTACAATCAGCTTAATTCAAGTTTTCCTACATTTTTTGACGTCAAGATGCTTGTGAATGAAGAGGAAGACCCGGAATGAGGCCAGCCATGTCACGTAGCCAATCAGAACGTACGTTGCCAGTGGCTGTGGGAGGAGCAGTGATGACTGACGCATCCCCAGGAACATAGCTGCAACTGCCGCCAAATAGAACACGGGATGCCACTTTAATAAAGCAATACTGTACTTCTGAAAAACTTGGGCGTACTTTAATACTtctgaaaaaagaacaaaccaaCTGTACTTTCAGTGCagtgcaaaatgtgtttgaacCAACCTGCCATGATCTCAGTTACAGACCCAACTCCCCAGTGAGCCCAGTTAAAGATATACCTCCTGGAAAGAGATACAAATAAAACCAGTGCCTCATGCTCATTCACTTGTCTCTCAACAGAAAAAATAGATgagtgagaaaaaacaaaatcatgggTTTGACTGAACTGTTCAGGATATTTCAATGTGGACAGCAAACATCCTGAATGGGCCTTAGAATGGACTGTATAGAATGCTGTAAAGAGATGTGAGAGTATTCTTTAACCAGCCTGGAGAAGTAGATGACCCCAGATGACCTCAGAGGGAACACTGCTGTTTCTTCTGCATGTCAatgagtagtgtgtgtgtgtgtgtgtgtgtagtgttgaCCTCTGTGAGCCAGGTGATGGTCTTATCACGGCCATTATCGGTTGAATCAGAGATAATGCCAGAATGCAGCAGCCTAAGTATGGATGGACACCTGCAtgctgcacaaacaaacacacacacacacacacacacttacacattaGATAGACAATAACTAATAAGTGATCCAACATCCCTTCCTGCTGATGATATATGAATATAATAACAGGACAGTAACAAACTGTGCCCCGTCAACAGTTTATTGGTGCCTCTAAAGATAATCTTTATAAGACTGtaatgggtgggtgggtgtgtgtgtgcgtgtgtgtgtgtgtgtgtgtggggggggggggtactaCACCTTGCTCCAGCCTTTTCTGTAGAAAAATGGGAGGCAAAAGGCTACAAAGGTCAGAACCACAGTTAGGATCATCAGCCCTCGATGAACctacataacacacacagataaagcaaaagaaatggaACTGCTGTGATGTGGAATGACTtcatggtggtgtgtgtgtgtgtgtgtgtgtgtgtgtgtgtgtgagtgtgtggtgtgtgcatAATTCTTACCTGAAACCAAACTTTTTGGCCCAGAAGTGTTTGATTTGGCCAGTCAGGTTTGTAGAAGCTGGCAATGAAGGTACCCACACTCCCTGTTAGCATCCAGGCTAGTAGCATTAGGGCACCTAGTCGAGTAGACGCAATTCATCAGTTACTTTCAtctaaaaacatgttaaatgttaaaatgaaaataatttaatacCACCCTTAGAATCATATTGATAAAAGATTGTTGCATCACCTCCTTTTGACCATCTTATCTTCCAATTCTAATTGTATTTCCAGCACTTGGTTGTCAGTGCATCATGTAATGTGTATAAAGAAATCTGATTAAGATACcatttgcatattttacatATGTAGCTAACTCAACAAGGAAAGGAATTGTCCTGAGCCTAGATAACATATTTTTGAGGTGATTTAACTGAAACTGCAGACACTCTCAGTGACCTAAATGTCAAATTAAGAACCCAACTCACCATGCATTTTCATAATCATGGGACCCCGGGAGCTTCTCAGGATCTCAGGGGGTCCAGTGATACGTTTCCTATGGGTGGAGATTAATGGCTGACGACTATGTTTCCTTATTTTACCTTGAGGGGAGACATAAAAATGGCGTTTATTAAATTTCTACAAGTTCAGTTTTAGCAATTACTGTATATGTCAGCAAATAATTAAAACTAGCCCTGGTGCTTTCAAGTGAGACATAATAGTTTTGGGTTACTGTTTAACATTCATTCTAGGAATCCCAGGCCTTTTAAAATCATAAAGCTGATCTGTCATATATCATTCCAGTTCTGCAAGGCCGGTTAACCTTTAATCAGAACATATACGAAAAAGGCTTAATCAGCAAAACAACAGTGAATTTGTCTGTGCTTCATATGTTCAACGTTTCCTTTATGACATCCTGTTTCTCAAATTTAAGTGACAGCCACTGCAAGATATGATGGTGATCAGACTGTATTGTGACATAACAATTTAATTGGCCTCTAAAGTGCGCCCTGACTGCCAGGGTCAGTGGGTTCTGTTTCCAAGGCGACAGGTGTGTGTATACCCTCTCACCATGTTGAGCCTGTCCACTGGTTAGAAACAGGAAGTACTCTTGGTCCAGATCATAGCGCGCTGATTCCTGATTGGTCTGTTTGACTGCTCTACTGAACTTGCACTGGATTGCTCCATCTGTCAGCAGCCACGACACAGACGAGAGCCCAGACTGCAAAGACGCACACATAGAGAGGGACAACGACAACGATTTGTTGGTACAGGGCTTACAATGCAATACAATTTGCTCTTTTCGTGAGAAGATGGATATTAGTCTTGTGTCTGTATACGGGGTATGAAGTTGGACTCGTGTTTAGACTAGCTCAGCATGAAGACTGCAAGCAGGGGGAAGCAGACGGCCTGGCTGGGACATACAGACTGGTTGTTTTATGGTCACTGAGTACAGACTTTGGTCTCTGCTGGCACTTTTCAACCTCACTGTGACAATAAGTCTCAATGAtctgacatttctttttcccCAGGATGCCGAaggcaaattaaaaatattgaatGAGCATGAAAACTGTGCCAATTATAGCAAACAAGCTTTCTTTTTTGATGTCATATCCTTGAACAGCCACACAAGGAAGGTCTAACCttcactgtagctgctgctgaCCAGAAAGTACAGCAGGAAGTCAGGTGACAAACCataaaaaaggacaaagtcCATTTAACTCGGGGGTTATGGTGGGCAAATGGATTAGTCTCTCACCCAGGGGACTGGGTCTGTGTCACTTGTgaaatttattgttttcatattgaCTACTTATTTTCAGGTTTCGTACTATTTACACTATTGCTGCAGTTTGGTTAGACTTAGGCAAAGTACTTAAGTTCAGGAAAAGACTGTGTTTTGGGTCCAGTGTCTTCTAAACACCACGCTTACACTTTAGATAAATTCATTAATGGGTTAAAACCACATAAATAAATTGCCAAAAGATGATAAAAGATTGATCAGATCAgaacgaaaaaaaaaatgctaaaaagtGTGTCACCTGTGACTGGTCCTCAGGGTGTGTTCGTCCACTGACAAAGGCAGCACTCACTGATACTCTGTCCCCATCttttacacacatgtacacatcgTCATcgccctacacacacacacacacacacacacgtccataAGCACAAAATGAATTAAGCTGTCATATTCAGGTTAATAGTAGTGCAACATAATGGCAAATGATCATAACAAAAAGATGTTCTTCTAAGAACTCATGCACTTTCATGGAGTAATTCTTCATCAGAATTGATGCTGCCGATCAGCCTGGTCAATATTTGAATCTGGTGTTATACTGAGGGACAAGCTTACCATCCATGTGTCCCAGGACAGGGCAAAGGCCACGTATCCCTCTGCTGTGCCACTCATCTCAAATATTACAGACTGCAGAGGAGATTCCAAACTTGGTTTTCAGTCTTATTAAACATAGCATTCAATCATTTCAGACAGTCCAGCCTACATGTAGCAGTTATGAATACACATTTCCTGGTTGATGAACTATTTGAAATTACtgtattaattaaaatattaatcaaTAATTTCTGTACTATTCCTCATTTCTCTTATTTCATTCATAAGAGCTGAGAGTGGGTGTGTCTGATAGTTGCAACACAATAAAGTTGCAGAAAGATTTTTTGagaaaccaaaaagaaaaagagagtaaGAGTTGATCCTTCACCTTGATACGTTTAACAAAGATGAACTCAAGGTAATCGAGCGTACTATCTGGCAAATCCTGATCCAGTGTCTCAGTTTGAGTGTGGTAGATCATTCATTGATGAATCTCAATGTATcgtctttatttgtttaactCAACCCCTAAATGAAACTTATAAAAGTCAAACCGTTTTCTCTGGTCCTTCTGTAGACATAGACAGGAAGAAGCAGTGAGGATCTTCCTTTGGATCACAGCCTGGAGGATCTTGGAGACAGGATTTTGACTGGCCACATCCGTCAGAAGTAAGCTAAATATGTAATGTAAGGGCAGGGTTATTAGTCTTAATCTGTTGCTCTTATTTCTTGTTTAAGTTTATTGATTACTGCATGCCCACGCATTGAATCAATGTCACAATCAGTAGTCCAAATTTTGTAAGACTGAATGCAAATGTCCACTCTCTGGCCCTTGTGGACTTTAGTACTTACTGTCATGTGCTCACTGTGAGACTGCACGGCATATAACCTGCTGATGGACAGGCCTAATGGCTATGAtaagaaaatgaattttcatGACCTCTATAGTGAACAACAACATATTTCTGCCTCATGACATCATttgagtttggtctagacctgctctaattggaaagtgtcatgagataacttttgttgtgaaatggcgctatataaataaactgaattgaacttAATTGAATTTAATATTATTTCTGGACTACATGGTTTAAGTAGCCTTTGATTaaagtttatttgtatattgtATAAGTATAGTTCATTTGTCAGTGAAGTCCTGTGAAGTCTGCACCCCAAGCAGACTCCTAGAGAGCCTGAAAAAGTGTTCAAGACTGGACATCTGGATTCAGCTGAACACTCACAGGCCCAGGCAGGATGGAGGGTGTGGTCGTTTCTGGTGGACGTGTAGTGTCTGACTGAGGTGGGAGGGGAGTAACACCATGCTGATAGACGATTGGTCCAGGCAGCTTCACCCAAAACTTACTGTAGTAGGCAACTACAGTCACACTGAAAAATAGATCCATAGACACACATGCTTTGTAGCAGTCCAAAACACTACATACACATCTGTAAAACAAAGGACTTACAGAGTCACAATGTACAAACACTTCTTTCTTTCAGATCATTAGAAATATACTCAAGTGTGACTGCTTTAAACTGACTGTGGCAAAACAACTATATGACTGAAAAGTGCATATTAAG
This portion of the Scatophagus argus isolate fScaArg1 chromosome 13, fScaArg1.pri, whole genome shotgun sequence genome encodes:
- the frrs1a gene encoding putative ferric-chelate reductase 1; this encodes MSPVGVCCLLFISILVSHWVPADCYANGKVTKVCGSMEPHHGTQGETTPSPYRLETNTTTFSPGLDRIKVILSGTEYFKGFLLQARDAVSQGSTVGTFTLTDSSKTQLLTCNTQQGSAVSHTSDARQTEIVVIWNAPTDAPKQVQFFVTVVAYYSKFWVKLPGPIVYQHGVTPLPPQSDTTRPPETTTPSILPGPLTSDGCGQSKSCLQDPPGCDPKEDPHCFFLSMSTEGPEKTSVIFEMSGTAEGYVAFALSWDTWMGDDDVYMCVKDGDRVSVSAAFVSGRTHPEDQSQSGLSSVSWLLTDGAIQCKFSRAVKQTNQESARYDLDQEYFLFLTSGQAQHGKIRKHSRQPLISTHRKRITGPPEILRSSRGPMIMKMHGALMLLAWMLTGSVGTFIASFYKPDWPNQTLLGQKVWFQVHRGLMILTVVLTFVAFCLPFFYRKGWSKHAGVHPYLGCCILALSLIQPIMAVIRPSPGSQRRYIFNWAHWGVGSVTEIMAVAAMFLGMRQSSLLLPQPLATYVLIGYVTWLASFRVFLFIHKHLDVKKLLRSDDAQGILSDQSEQGYWMSFIKSLILPVLTLGNIGLLTALLSFIAEI